A genomic stretch from Gemmatimonadaceae bacterium includes:
- the rfbD gene encoding dTDP-4-dehydrorhamnose reductase, whose product MITGASGMTGSELARQAVANGWESSAFTHRELDIGDDAAVSEAVAAAQPDVIINAAAFTGVDAAESARAEAMRVNRDGPANLARSARKSGATMIHISTDYVFDGTSSRPCLPSDPVHPTGVYGESKLAGEIAVRDACERHAIVRTSWVYSHDGRNFVRTMLQAGAEKRELRVVNDQHGSPTAAADLASALLRAAERVHAFPALGGTYHFSNAGITTWYEFAKAIFELRGGDAPRIVPIATSDYPTAARRPAYSALDTTSFRETFDVTPRHWRDALIETLEKLN is encoded by the coding sequence ATGATCACCGGCGCCAGCGGTATGACCGGATCCGAGCTCGCCCGGCAGGCCGTAGCCAATGGATGGGAAAGTTCGGCGTTCACGCACCGTGAGCTCGACATCGGAGACGATGCCGCCGTCTCCGAGGCCGTGGCGGCGGCGCAGCCGGACGTCATCATCAACGCGGCTGCGTTCACGGGAGTGGACGCCGCGGAGTCGGCCCGTGCCGAAGCGATGCGGGTGAACCGCGACGGGCCGGCGAATCTCGCGCGGTCGGCAAGGAAATCCGGCGCGACGATGATTCACATCTCGACCGACTACGTGTTCGACGGTACCTCTTCCCGCCCCTGCCTCCCTTCGGATCCGGTGCATCCCACCGGCGTGTACGGGGAGTCGAAGCTGGCCGGTGAGATCGCCGTGCGCGACGCATGCGAGCGCCACGCCATCGTGCGCACGTCCTGGGTGTACAGCCACGACGGTCGGAACTTCGTTCGCACGATGCTGCAGGCAGGCGCGGAGAAGCGGGAGTTACGAGTGGTGAACGACCAGCACGGATCGCCGACCGCGGCGGCGGATCTCGCGTCGGCGCTTCTGCGTGCGGCCGAGCGGGTGCACGCTTTCCCGGCGCTTGGCGGCACGTATCACTTCAGCAACGCAGGAATCACGACATGGTATGAATTCGCGAAGGCCATCTTCGAGCTGCGGGGCGGCGACGCGCCGCGCATCGTTCCGATCGCCACTTCCGATTACCCCACCGCCGCGCGCAGGCCGGCCTATTCCGCGCTCGATACCACCTCATTCCGCGAAACCTTCGACGTGACTCCCCGGCACTGGAGAGATGCACTGATTGAGACGCTGGAGAAGCTGAATTGA
- a CDS encoding glycosyltransferase: MGSRDKDIEFSIVSGSNEEMLFGCLESLTKTMKGSRYAWSVTVTCNTPGSGLAGRLRARYPEATVLDNETPKGFAANHNRVLRVSRARYVWLLNDDLLILPDAIRLVTEFLDRPENSRVGVASPRLLNPDGSLQPSTYGFPSMPQILLAHSGLRELPFTDSILGRLAPILRSKEGSSRYWAHDRTVEVDTLRGACVAMRMKAVRQVGPMVEVAIVGGEETEWHRRFHENGWKVVYYPEASVIHYGSQTVRDGSRNLYPEYLKGALYFFRTGRSPVAYAAFCASLLAMFGVRRAVAWVRRDQYDADVARRYAGAAWDGLRRR, from the coding sequence ATGGGATCGCGGGATAAGGACATCGAATTCTCGATCGTGAGCGGCTCCAACGAGGAGATGCTGTTCGGTTGCCTCGAATCGCTGACGAAGACGATGAAGGGGTCGCGCTACGCATGGAGCGTGACAGTGACCTGCAACACCCCCGGCAGTGGACTGGCCGGGCGCCTTCGCGCGCGCTACCCGGAGGCGACGGTGCTCGATAACGAGACACCGAAAGGGTTTGCGGCCAATCATAATCGCGTGCTGAGGGTCTCCCGGGCGCGGTATGTCTGGCTGCTGAACGACGACCTCCTGATCCTTCCCGACGCCATCCGCCTCGTGACGGAATTCCTCGACAGGCCGGAGAATTCGCGCGTTGGCGTCGCCAGCCCGCGCCTGCTGAATCCTGACGGGTCCCTCCAGCCGTCCACGTACGGATTTCCATCCATGCCGCAGATCCTGCTCGCGCATTCCGGTCTCCGCGAGCTGCCGTTCACCGATTCGATCCTCGGGCGTCTCGCGCCCATACTCCGGTCGAAGGAAGGCTCGTCCCGCTACTGGGCGCACGACCGCACGGTCGAAGTGGATACTCTCCGGGGCGCGTGCGTAGCGATGCGAATGAAAGCGGTGCGGCAGGTCGGGCCGATGGTCGAAGTGGCAATCGTCGGCGGAGAGGAAACTGAGTGGCACCGCCGGTTCCACGAGAACGGATGGAAGGTCGTCTACTATCCCGAGGCGAGCGTGATCCACTACGGGAGCCAAACGGTTCGCGACGGATCGCGCAACCTTTATCCGGAGTACCTCAAGGGCGCTCTCTATTTCTTCCGAACCGGTCGGAGTCCCGTTGCCTACGCCGCATTCTGTGCGAGTCTCCTCGCGATGTTCGGCGTTCGCCGCGCCGTCGCATGGGTGCGGCGTGACCAGTATGACGCGGATGTCGCGCGGCGGTACGCCGGCGCGGCGTGGGACGGATTGAGACGAAGGTAG
- a CDS encoding O-antigen polymerase, whose translation MASSQALALSIVLIAWAACMRALCGTWLQPGAFFALWWCFAGILPLVFAPNEAVGPNAMLWLIAASIAVSAGGVAGNGGFRTRRIASPAPATDRELRIFGIVLVISVVLGIGSNVAFIAASSIPLSDVLDIEKLVVVSNSLYVQRAADAGAPPPPMLAQALLPFVYLAPAVGGILFELRREKGWKLLALSSYLPAIAVTVLQTTKAAVLFAIVLWLSGYFATRLRFGKLAVFTKGHLLFATLVGGVLTTFFFAVGLARMASTDVSLLNVVMLKLLTSAFGHMTVFSQWLAEYWSQPFAPSLGKVTFAGPLEMLGFGQRIPGLFDSIVDLVAGESSNIYTAFRPLIQDFTIPGALATLTLLGFVGGIGFRSVAAGRWSAVPLLLVAYVTIFWTPITWFWIYNSLTATVVAVGLIVIFIRLLRGTRAVPITRERIVSTT comes from the coding sequence ATGGCATCGTCCCAGGCGCTTGCGCTTTCGATCGTTCTCATCGCGTGGGCAGCGTGCATGCGTGCGCTCTGCGGCACGTGGCTGCAGCCGGGAGCGTTCTTCGCGCTGTGGTGGTGCTTCGCGGGAATCCTGCCGCTCGTGTTCGCCCCCAACGAGGCAGTCGGCCCCAACGCGATGCTCTGGCTGATCGCCGCGAGCATCGCCGTCAGCGCGGGCGGCGTGGCCGGCAATGGCGGCTTCAGGACTCGAAGAATCGCATCGCCTGCACCCGCTACCGATCGCGAGCTTCGAATCTTCGGAATCGTCCTCGTTATCTCGGTGGTGCTGGGGATCGGGTCGAACGTCGCATTCATCGCGGCGTCTTCCATTCCGCTGTCCGACGTGCTCGACATCGAGAAGCTCGTCGTCGTCTCCAACTCGCTTTACGTGCAGCGGGCGGCCGATGCGGGAGCTCCTCCACCGCCCATGCTCGCCCAGGCGTTGCTGCCGTTTGTGTATCTCGCGCCGGCAGTCGGCGGAATCCTGTTCGAGCTGCGACGGGAAAAGGGATGGAAGCTTCTCGCGCTGTCGTCCTACCTGCCGGCGATCGCCGTGACAGTGCTCCAGACTACGAAGGCGGCCGTGCTTTTCGCCATCGTCCTCTGGCTTTCGGGCTATTTCGCGACGCGACTTCGTTTCGGCAAGCTCGCCGTATTCACGAAGGGGCACCTGCTGTTCGCGACCCTGGTCGGCGGAGTTCTCACGACCTTCTTCTTCGCCGTGGGTCTGGCGCGAATGGCGTCAACGGACGTCTCGCTCCTTAACGTCGTGATGCTCAAGCTGCTCACGTCGGCGTTCGGGCATATGACTGTTTTTTCGCAATGGCTCGCGGAGTATTGGTCGCAGCCGTTCGCTCCTTCGCTTGGCAAGGTCACTTTCGCGGGACCGCTCGAGATGCTCGGATTCGGCCAGCGGATACCGGGACTCTTCGATTCCATTGTGGATCTCGTCGCCGGAGAGTCGAGCAACATTTACACCGCCTTCAGGCCGCTCATTCAGGATTTCACGATCCCCGGCGCGCTTGCCACTCTTACGCTGCTCGGATTCGTCGGCGGGATCGGCTTCAGGAGCGTCGCGGCCGGGCGCTGGAGCGCCGTACCCCTGCTTCTCGTGGCATATGTGACGATCTTCTGGACGCCGATCACGTGGTTCTGGATCTACAACAGCTTGACGGCGACAGTCGTTGCTGTTGGATTGATTGTGATTTTCATACGATTGTTGCGGGGCACGCGGGCCGTGCCGATCACCAGGGAGAGAATTGTCAGCACAACTTAA
- the rfbB gene encoding dTDP-glucose 4,6-dehydratase, with amino-acid sequence MSDITHAPRSVLVTGGAGFIGANFVEHILENDSQIRVTTLDSLTYAGSLDNLRNAISDPRHAFIEGDITDAALVNRLIADNSIDTIVHFAAESHVDRSITGPAAFISTNIVGTFTLLEAARAAWLADSARKDVRFHHVSTDEVFGSLAESDSPFSETTPYSPNSPYSATKAGSDHLVRAYHHTYGLPVTITNCSNNYGPYQHAEKFIPTVIRSALAEKPIPIYGAGLNIRDWLYVKDHCAAIDAVVRRGREGETYLIGGRSERRNKDIAREICGILDERSPRAHGSYAELLTSVTDRLGHDFRYAINSALIESELGWLPGETFDSGIRKTVDWYVANPSHLERHG; translated from the coding sequence TTGAGCGATATCACGCACGCGCCGCGTTCTGTTCTCGTCACAGGTGGCGCCGGGTTCATCGGCGCGAATTTCGTCGAGCACATCCTTGAGAACGATTCGCAGATTCGAGTGACAACGCTCGACTCGCTGACGTACGCCGGCTCACTGGACAATCTGCGGAACGCGATCTCCGATCCGCGACACGCGTTCATCGAAGGGGACATCACCGACGCGGCGCTCGTCAACCGGCTCATCGCCGACAACTCGATAGATACGATCGTGCATTTCGCGGCCGAGTCGCACGTTGACCGCTCGATAACCGGCCCGGCCGCGTTCATCAGCACCAACATCGTCGGTACGTTTACGCTTCTCGAGGCCGCGCGGGCAGCGTGGCTGGCCGACTCGGCGCGAAAGGACGTGCGCTTTCACCACGTATCCACAGACGAGGTATTTGGCAGTCTCGCGGAGTCCGATTCACCCTTCAGCGAGACGACGCCGTATTCGCCGAACTCTCCCTATTCCGCGACCAAAGCCGGCTCCGATCATCTCGTGCGGGCGTATCATCACACGTACGGGCTGCCGGTGACGATCACCAATTGCTCGAACAACTACGGCCCGTACCAGCACGCCGAGAAGTTCATCCCCACCGTGATCCGCTCGGCGCTGGCGGAGAAGCCGATTCCGATCTATGGCGCGGGACTCAACATCCGCGACTGGCTGTACGTGAAGGACCACTGCGCTGCGATTGATGCGGTGGTCAGGCGTGGCCGCGAGGGAGAGACGTATCTCATCGGCGGCAGGAGCGAGCGGCGCAACAAGGACATTGCCCGCGAGATCTGCGGCATCCTCGACGAGCGATCTCCAAGGGCGCACGGAAGCTACGCGGAGCTGCTGACGTCGGTGACCGACCGGTTGGGCCACGATTTCAGATACGCCATCAACAGCGCGCTGATCGAATCCGAGCTGGGCTGGTTGCCAGGCGAGACGTTCGACAGCGGAATCCGCAAGACAGTGGACTGGTACGTGGCGAACCCGTCGCACCTGGAGCGGCACGGGTAG